From one Camarhynchus parvulus chromosome 25, STF_HiC, whole genome shotgun sequence genomic stretch:
- the TRIM46 gene encoding tripartite motif-containing protein 46 isoform X1: MAEGEDLQTFTSIMDALVRISTSMKNMERELVCPVCKEMYKQPLALPCTHNVCHVCASEVLLQHGHLYCDPTSEPTSPAATPSTRSPRLGRRAVPKPDRLDRLLKSGFGTYPGRKRGAVHPQTVSFPCPACQRDVDLGERGLGSLFRNLTLERVVERYRQTINISAAIMCQFCKPPQLEATKGCTECKSSFCNECFKLYHPWGTQKAQHEPTPPTLTFRPKGLMCPEHKEEVTHYCKTCQRLVCQLCRVRRTHTSHKITPVLSAYQALREKLTKSLAYILSSQDTVQTQIAELEETVKHTEVNGSQAKEEVSQLIQGLCAMLEEKRATLLQAIEECQQERLASLHGQIREHQAMLENSGMVGYAQEVLKETDHPCFVQAAKQLHNRILRATDSLQSFRPAANASFSHFQLDVSRELKLLTDLAFIRAPEAPVIDTQRTYTYDQIFLCWRLPQHSPPAWHYTVEFRKTDAKAKGLKLWQRREEVRGTCALVEYLDTDSVYVLRVKGYNKAGFGDYSEDIYLHTPPAPVLNFFLDNRWGFNRDRLAISKDQRAVRSVPGIPMLFAAERLMTSCHLSIDLVIGDVAITQGKSYWACCVDPSSYLVKVGVGLESKLQEWFQVPQDVVSPRYDPDSGHDSGAEDTTVEAPPPYAFLTIGMGKILLSHGSALTSRDPNGCTVPLPPRIGICLDYEQGKVSFYDAVSFRELWECGVDCSGPVCPAFCFIGGGALHLQELVANKQERKVTIGNFAKLD, translated from the exons ATGGCCGAGGGCGAGGACCTGCAGACCTTCACCTCCATCATGGACGCGCTCGTCCGCATCAGC ACCAGCATGAAGAACATGGAGCGGGAGCTGGTGTGCCCGGTGTGCAAGGAGATGTACAAGCAGCCGCTGGCCCTGCCCTGTACCCACAACGTGTGCCACGTGTGTGCCAGcgaggtgctgctgcagcacggCCACCTGTACTGCGACCCCACCTCCGAGCCCACCTCGCCCGCCGCCACCCCCTCCACCCGCAGCCCCCGCCTGGGCCGCAGGGCTGTCCCCAAACCCGACCGGCTGGACCGCCTCCTCAAGTCAG GCTTTGGCACCTACCCTGGGCGCAAGCGGGGTGCCGTGCACCCGCAGACCGTCAGCTTCCCGTGCCCCGCCTGCCAGCGGGACGTGGACCTGGGCGAGCGGggcctgggcagcctcttccgCAACCTGACCCTGGAGCGGGTGGTGGAGCGCTACCGGCAGACCATCAACATCAGCGCCGCCATCATGTGCCAGTTCTGCAAGCCCCCGCAGCTGGAGGCCACCAAGGGCTGCACAGAGTGCAAGTCCAGCTTCTGCAATGAGTGCTTCAAGCTCTACCACCCCTGGGGCACGCAGAAAGCCCAGCATGAGCCCACGCCCCCCACCCTCACCTTCCGCCCCAAG GGGCTGATGTGCCCGGAGCACAAGGAGGAGGTGACTCACTACTGCAAGACCTGCCAGCGGCTGGTGTGCCAGCTCTGCCGCGTGCGCCGCACCCACACCAGCCACAAGATCACCCCGGTGCTCAGCGCCTACCAGGCCCTCAGG gagaagctgacGAAGAGCCTCGCCTACATCCTAAGCAGCCAGGACACGGTGCAGACCCAGATTGCTGAGCTGGAGGAGACAGTGAAGCACACAGAG GTAAACGGCTCACAGGCCAAGGAAGAGGTGTCCCAGCTGATccaggggctctgtgccatGCTGGAGGAGAAGCGGGCCACGCTGCTGCAGGCCATCGAGGAGTGCCAGCAGGAGCGGCTGGCCAGCCTGCACGGCCAGATCCGGGAGCACCAGGCCATGCTGGAGAACTCGGGCATGGTGGGCTATGCCCAGGAGGTGCTGAAGGAGACTGACCACCCCTGCTTTGTCCAGGCTGCCAAGCAGCTGCACAACAG gatcCTCAGGGCCACCGATTCGCTGCAGAGCTTCCGTCCTGCAGCCAACGCCTCCTTCAGCCACTTCCAGCTGGATGTCAGCAGGGAGCTGAAGCTGCTCACTGACCTGGCCTTCATCCGAG CGCCCGAGGCCCCCGTCATCGACACGCAGCGCACCTACACCTACGACCAGATCTTCCTGTGCTGGCGGCTGCCGCAGCACTCGCCGCCCGCCTGGCACTACACCGTGGAGTTCCGCAAGACCGACGCCAAGGCCAAGGGGCTGAAGCTGTGGCAGCGGCGGGAGGAGGTCAGGGGCACCTGCGCCCTCGTCGAGTACCTGGACACCGACAGCGTCTACGTGCTCAGGGTGAAGGGCTACAACAAGGCGGGTTTTGGGGACTACAGCGAGGACATCTACCTGCACACGCCGCCCGCCCCAG TCCTCAACTTCTTCCTGGACAACCGCTGGGGCTTCAACCGGGACCGGCTGGCCATCAGCAAGGACCAGCGCGCGGTGCGCAGCGTGCCGGGCATCCCCATGCTCTTCGCTGCCGAGCGCCTGATGACCAGCTGCCACCTGTCCATCGACCTGGTCATCGGCGACGTGGCCATCACCCAGGGCAAGAGCTACTGGGCCTGCTGTGTGGACCCCAGCTCCTACCTGGTCAAGGTGGGCGTGGGGCTGGAGAGCAAGCTGCAGGAGTGGTTCCAGGTGCCGCAGGATGTGGTGAGCCCCAG GTACGACCCCGACAGTGGCCACGACAGCGGGGCAGAGGACACGACGGTGGAGGCGCCTCCTCCCTACGCCTTCCTCACCATCGGCATGGGCAAGATCCTGCTGTCCCACGGCTCGGCCCTCACGTCCCGCGACCCCAACGGCTGCACCGTGCCCCTGCCCCCACGCATTGGCATCTGCCTGGACTACGAGCAGGGCAAGGTGAGCTTCTACGACGCCGTGTCCTTCCGCGAGCTCTGGGAGTGCGGCGTGGACTGCTCGGGGCCCGTCTGCCCCGCCTTCTGCTTCATCGGAGGGGGGGCCCTGCACCTCCAGGAGCTGGTGGCCAACAAGCAGGAGAGGAAAGTGACCATTGGGAACTTTGCCAAGCTGGACTGA
- the TRIM46 gene encoding tripartite motif-containing protein 46 isoform X2 translates to MKNMERELVCPVCKEMYKQPLALPCTHNVCHVCASEVLLQHGHLYCDPTSEPTSPAATPSTRSPRLGRRAVPKPDRLDRLLKSGFGTYPGRKRGAVHPQTVSFPCPACQRDVDLGERGLGSLFRNLTLERVVERYRQTINISAAIMCQFCKPPQLEATKGCTECKSSFCNECFKLYHPWGTQKAQHEPTPPTLTFRPKGLMCPEHKEEVTHYCKTCQRLVCQLCRVRRTHTSHKITPVLSAYQALREKLTKSLAYILSSQDTVQTQIAELEETVKHTEVNGSQAKEEVSQLIQGLCAMLEEKRATLLQAIEECQQERLASLHGQIREHQAMLENSGMVGYAQEVLKETDHPCFVQAAKQLHNRILRATDSLQSFRPAANASFSHFQLDVSRELKLLTDLAFIRAPEAPVIDTQRTYTYDQIFLCWRLPQHSPPAWHYTVEFRKTDAKAKGLKLWQRREEVRGTCALVEYLDTDSVYVLRVKGYNKAGFGDYSEDIYLHTPPAPVLNFFLDNRWGFNRDRLAISKDQRAVRSVPGIPMLFAAERLMTSCHLSIDLVIGDVAITQGKSYWACCVDPSSYLVKVGVGLESKLQEWFQVPQDVVSPRYDPDSGHDSGAEDTTVEAPPPYAFLTIGMGKILLSHGSALTSRDPNGCTVPLPPRIGICLDYEQGKVSFYDAVSFRELWECGVDCSGPVCPAFCFIGGGALHLQELVANKQERKVTIGNFAKLD, encoded by the exons ATGAAGAACATGGAGCGGGAGCTGGTGTGCCCGGTGTGCAAGGAGATGTACAAGCAGCCGCTGGCCCTGCCCTGTACCCACAACGTGTGCCACGTGTGTGCCAGcgaggtgctgctgcagcacggCCACCTGTACTGCGACCCCACCTCCGAGCCCACCTCGCCCGCCGCCACCCCCTCCACCCGCAGCCCCCGCCTGGGCCGCAGGGCTGTCCCCAAACCCGACCGGCTGGACCGCCTCCTCAAGTCAG GCTTTGGCACCTACCCTGGGCGCAAGCGGGGTGCCGTGCACCCGCAGACCGTCAGCTTCCCGTGCCCCGCCTGCCAGCGGGACGTGGACCTGGGCGAGCGGggcctgggcagcctcttccgCAACCTGACCCTGGAGCGGGTGGTGGAGCGCTACCGGCAGACCATCAACATCAGCGCCGCCATCATGTGCCAGTTCTGCAAGCCCCCGCAGCTGGAGGCCACCAAGGGCTGCACAGAGTGCAAGTCCAGCTTCTGCAATGAGTGCTTCAAGCTCTACCACCCCTGGGGCACGCAGAAAGCCCAGCATGAGCCCACGCCCCCCACCCTCACCTTCCGCCCCAAG GGGCTGATGTGCCCGGAGCACAAGGAGGAGGTGACTCACTACTGCAAGACCTGCCAGCGGCTGGTGTGCCAGCTCTGCCGCGTGCGCCGCACCCACACCAGCCACAAGATCACCCCGGTGCTCAGCGCCTACCAGGCCCTCAGG gagaagctgacGAAGAGCCTCGCCTACATCCTAAGCAGCCAGGACACGGTGCAGACCCAGATTGCTGAGCTGGAGGAGACAGTGAAGCACACAGAG GTAAACGGCTCACAGGCCAAGGAAGAGGTGTCCCAGCTGATccaggggctctgtgccatGCTGGAGGAGAAGCGGGCCACGCTGCTGCAGGCCATCGAGGAGTGCCAGCAGGAGCGGCTGGCCAGCCTGCACGGCCAGATCCGGGAGCACCAGGCCATGCTGGAGAACTCGGGCATGGTGGGCTATGCCCAGGAGGTGCTGAAGGAGACTGACCACCCCTGCTTTGTCCAGGCTGCCAAGCAGCTGCACAACAG gatcCTCAGGGCCACCGATTCGCTGCAGAGCTTCCGTCCTGCAGCCAACGCCTCCTTCAGCCACTTCCAGCTGGATGTCAGCAGGGAGCTGAAGCTGCTCACTGACCTGGCCTTCATCCGAG CGCCCGAGGCCCCCGTCATCGACACGCAGCGCACCTACACCTACGACCAGATCTTCCTGTGCTGGCGGCTGCCGCAGCACTCGCCGCCCGCCTGGCACTACACCGTGGAGTTCCGCAAGACCGACGCCAAGGCCAAGGGGCTGAAGCTGTGGCAGCGGCGGGAGGAGGTCAGGGGCACCTGCGCCCTCGTCGAGTACCTGGACACCGACAGCGTCTACGTGCTCAGGGTGAAGGGCTACAACAAGGCGGGTTTTGGGGACTACAGCGAGGACATCTACCTGCACACGCCGCCCGCCCCAG TCCTCAACTTCTTCCTGGACAACCGCTGGGGCTTCAACCGGGACCGGCTGGCCATCAGCAAGGACCAGCGCGCGGTGCGCAGCGTGCCGGGCATCCCCATGCTCTTCGCTGCCGAGCGCCTGATGACCAGCTGCCACCTGTCCATCGACCTGGTCATCGGCGACGTGGCCATCACCCAGGGCAAGAGCTACTGGGCCTGCTGTGTGGACCCCAGCTCCTACCTGGTCAAGGTGGGCGTGGGGCTGGAGAGCAAGCTGCAGGAGTGGTTCCAGGTGCCGCAGGATGTGGTGAGCCCCAG GTACGACCCCGACAGTGGCCACGACAGCGGGGCAGAGGACACGACGGTGGAGGCGCCTCCTCCCTACGCCTTCCTCACCATCGGCATGGGCAAGATCCTGCTGTCCCACGGCTCGGCCCTCACGTCCCGCGACCCCAACGGCTGCACCGTGCCCCTGCCCCCACGCATTGGCATCTGCCTGGACTACGAGCAGGGCAAGGTGAGCTTCTACGACGCCGTGTCCTTCCGCGAGCTCTGGGAGTGCGGCGTGGACTGCTCGGGGCCCGTCTGCCCCGCCTTCTGCTTCATCGGAGGGGGGGCCCTGCACCTCCAGGAGCTGGTGGCCAACAAGCAGGAGAGGAAAGTGACCATTGGGAACTTTGCCAAGCTGGACTGA